The proteins below come from a single Ailuropoda melanoleuca isolate Jingjing chromosome 1, ASM200744v2, whole genome shotgun sequence genomic window:
- the PSMD2 gene encoding 26S proteasome non-ATPase regulatory subunit 2: MEEGGRDKAPLQPQQPPATAPGAADEKPSGKERRDAGDKDKEQELSEEDKQLQDELEMLVERLGEKDTSLYRPALEELRRQIRSSTTSMTSVPKPLKFLRPHYGKLKEIYENMAPGENKRFAADIISVLAMTMSGERECLKYRLVGSQEELASWGHEYVRHLAGEVAKEWQELDDAEKTQREPLLTLVKEIVPYNMAHNAEHEACDLLMEIEQVDMLEKDIDENAYAKVCLYLTSCVNYVPEPENSALLRCALGVFRKFSRFPEALRLALMLNDMELVEDIFTSCKDVVVQKQMAFMLGRHGVFLELSEDVEEYEDLTEIMSNVQLNSNFLALARELDIMEPKVPDDIYKTHLENNRFGGSGSQVDSARMNLASSFVNGFVNAAFGQDKLLTDDGNKWLYKNKDHGMLSAAASLGMILLWDVDGGLTQIDKYLYSSEDYIKSGALLACGIVNSGVRNECDPALALLSDYVLHNSNTMRLGSIFGLGLAYAGSNREDVLTLLLPVMADSKSSMEVAGVTALACGMIAVGSCNGDVTSTILQTIMEKSETELKDTYARWLPLGLGLNHLGKGEAIEAILAALEVVSEPFRSFANTLVDVCAYAGSGNVLKVQQLLHICSEHFDSKEKEEDKDKKEKKDKDKKEAPADMGAHQGVAVLGIALIAMGEEIGAEMALRTFGHLLRYGEPTLRRAVPLALALISVSNPRLNILDTLSKFSHDADPEVSYNSIFAMGMVGSGTNNARLAAMLRQLAQYHAKDPNNLFMVRLAQGLTHLGKGTLTLCPYHSDRQLMSQVAVAGLLTVLVSFLDVRNIILGKSHYVLYGLVAAMQPRMLVTFDEELRPLPVSVRVGQAVDVVGQAGKPKTITGFQTHTTPVLLAHGERAELATEEFLPVTPILEGFVILRKNPNYDL; the protein is encoded by the exons ATGGAGGAGGGTGGCCGGGATAAGGCTCCACTGCAGCCTCAGCAACCTCCGGCTACGGCACCGGGCGCCGCGGACGAGAAGCCAAGCGGCAAGGAGCGGCGGGATGCTGGCGACAAGGACAAAGAACAGGAGCTG TCTGAGGAGGACAAACAACTTCAGGATGAACTGGAGATGCTCGTGGAACGACTGGGG GAGAAGGACACATCCCTGTACCGACCAGCCCTGGAGGAACTGCGGAGGCAAATTCGATCTTCTACAACTTCCATGACTTCAGTGCCCAAGCCTCTCAAATTTCTGCGTCCACACTATGGCAAACTGAAGGAAATCTATGAGAACATGGCCCCTGGAGAGAATAAG CGTTTTGCTGCTGACATCATCTCTGTTTTGGCCATGACTATGAGTGGGGAACGTGAGTGCCTCAAGTATCGGCTAGTGGGTTCCCAGGAAGAATTGGCATCATGGGGTCACGAATATGTCAG GCATCTCGCAGGGGAAGTGGCTAAAGAGTGGCAGGAGCTGGATGATGCAGAAAAGACACAACGGGAACCACTGCTGACCCTGGTGAAGGAGATCGTCCCCTACAACATGGCCCACAATGCAGAGCACGAGGCCTGTGACCTGCTCATGGAAATTGAGCAGGTGGATATGCTGGAGAAGGACATCGATGAGAATGCATATGCAAAGGTCTGCCTCTATCTTACCAG TTGTGTGAATTACGTGCCCGAACCTGAGAATTCTGCCCTACTGCGCTGTGCATTGGGTGTGTTCCGAAAGTTCAGTCGCTTTCCTGAAGCTCTGAGATTGGCGTTGATGCTCAATGACATGGAGTTGGTAGAAGACATCTTCACCTCCTGCAAGGATGT GGTAGTACAGAAGCAGATGGCATTCATGCTTGGCCGGCATGGGGTGTTTCTGGAGCttagtgaagatgtggaggaGTATGAGGACCTGACAGAGATCATGTCCAATGTACAGCTCAATAGCAACTTCTTGGCATTAGCTCGGGAG CTGGAcatcatggagcccaaggtgCCTGATGACATCTATAAAACCCACCTAGAGAACAACA GGTTTGGGGGCAGTGGCTCTCAAGTGGATTCTGCCCGCATGAACCTGGCCTCTTCTTTTGTGAATGGCTTTGTGAACGCCGCTTTTGGCCAGGACAAGCTGCTGACTGATGATGGCAACAAGTGGCTTTACAAGAACAAAGACCATG GAATGTTGAGTGCAGCTGCATCCCTTGGCATGATTCTTTTGTGGGATGTGGATGGTGGCCTCACCCAGATTGACAAGTACTTGTACTCCTCTGAGGACTACATCAAG TCAGGAGCCCTTCTGGCCTGTGGCATCGTGAACTCTGGGGTCCGGAATGAGTGTGACCCCGCTCTGGCGCTGCTCTCAGACTATGTTCTTCACAACAGCAATACTATGAGACTTGGGTCCATCTTTGG GCTAGGCTTGGCTTATGCTGGCTCCAATCGTGAAGATGTTCTAACACTGCTGCTCCCTGTGATGGCAGATTCCAAGTCTAGTATGGAG GTGGCAGGTGTGACAGCTCTAGCCTGTGGAATGATAGCAGTGGGATCCTGCAATGGAGATGTCACTTCCACTATCCTTCAGACCATCATGGAGAAGTCAGAGACTGAACTCAAGGACACCTATGCTCGTTGGCTTCCTCTTGGACTGGGCCTCAACCACCTGG GCAAGGGCGAGGCCATCGAGGCAATCCTGGCAGCGCTGGAGGTTGTGTCCGAGCCGTTCCGCAGTTTTGCCAACACACTAGTGGATGTGTGTGCCTATGCAG GCTCTGGGAATGTACTGAAGGTACAGCAGCTGCTCCATATTTGTAGTGAACACTTTGACtccaaggaaaaagaggaagacaaggacaagaaggaaaagaaggataaGGACAAGAAGGAAGCCCCTGCCGACATGGGAGCGCATCAG GGAGTGGCTGTGTTGGGGATTGCCCTTATTGCTATGGGGGAGGAGATTGGTGCAGAGATGGCACTACGAACCTTTGGCCACTTG CTGAGATATGGGGAGCCTACACTCCGACGGGCTGTGCCTTTAGCACTGGCCCTAATCTCTGTTTCAAATCCACGACTCAACATCCTGGATACCCTAAGTAAATTCTCTCATGATGCTGACCCAGAAGTTTCCTACAACTCCATCTTTGCCATGGGCATGGTGGGTAGTG GTACCAATAATGCCCGTCTGGCTGCGATGCTGCGCCAGTTAGCCCAGTATCATGCCAAGGACCCCAACAACCTCTTCATGGTGCGCTTGGCACAG GGCTTGACACATTTAGGGAAGGGCACActcaccctctgcccctaccACAGTGACCGGCAGCTTATGAGTCAAGTGGCCGTGGCTGGGCTGCTCACTGTGCTCGTCTCTTTCCTGGATGTCCGCAACA TAATCCTGGGCAAATCGCACTATGTATTGTATGGGCTGGTGGCTGCCATGCAGCCCCGGATGCTGGTTACATTCGATGAGGAGTTGCGGCCATTGCCAGTGTCTGTCCGTGTGGGCCAG GCAGTGGATGTAGTGGGCCAGGCCGGCAAGCCTAAGACTATCACAGGGTTCCAGACACACACAACCCCAGTATTGTTGGCCCACGGGGAGCGGGCAGAATTGGCCACTGAGGAGTTTCTTCCTGTCACCCCCATTCTGGAAGGTTTTGTTATCCTTCGAAAGAACCCCAACTATGACCTCTAA